A genomic window from Tolypothrix sp. PCC 7910 includes:
- a CDS encoding chromophore lyase CpcT/CpeT, producing MTHSTDIATLARWMAADFSNQEQAFENPPLYAHIRVCMRPLPVEFLSGASLFLEQAYDYALYDPYRLRVLKLVTVGDRIHIENYTVKEEKNFYGASRDLEKLATLKIDDIEKLPGCDMIVEWTGNSFKGKVEPGKGCIVFRKGQKTYLDNEFEITEETFMSLDRGRDPETDEHLWGSVAGPFHFVRWKSFADEVKL from the coding sequence ATGACTCACTCTACGGACATTGCTACTTTAGCTCGTTGGATGGCAGCTGACTTTAGCAATCAAGAACAAGCTTTTGAAAACCCGCCTCTTTATGCCCATATTCGTGTGTGTATGCGTCCCCTACCTGTGGAGTTTTTATCAGGGGCGAGTTTGTTTTTGGAACAAGCTTATGATTATGCGCTTTATGACCCATATCGCTTGCGGGTATTGAAGTTAGTGACTGTAGGCGATCGCATTCACATCGAAAATTACACTGTTAAAGAAGAGAAAAACTTTTACGGTGCTTCCCGCGATCTCGAAAAACTTGCCACCTTAAAGATTGATGACATAGAAAAGTTACCAGGCTGTGACATGATTGTGGAATGGACTGGCAATAGCTTCAAAGGTAAAGTTGAACCAGGGAAAGGTTGCATCGTCTTTCGTAAAGGGCAAAAAACCTATCTCGATAATGAATTTGAAATCACCGAAGAAACATTTATGAGCCTCGATAGGGGACGAGATCCAGAAACCGACGAACATCTCTGGGGATCTGTTGCAGGGCCATTTCACTTTGTCCGGTGGAAAAGTTTTGCTGATGAAGTGAAATTATGA
- a CDS encoding iron uptake porin produces the protein MSSFVQSSLLLVLASMMLAQAASATPVGENTNQLQADSQINQSQTEILPHSQSVVVENAQPNTAMEQVTSVSQLSDVQPTDWAFGALQSLVERYGCIAGYPDSSFRGNRALTRYEFAAGLNACLNRVNELIATGTADLVTKQDLETLQKLQQEFADGLVELRGRLDGLEGRTATLESQQFSATTKLNGEVIFSLGSVFGGDRALNSDVWNEINARPAGATRDTFANNQYAASGGRRLQDRATFSDRVRLNLITSFTGKDQLFTRLEANNTTAFSGAVTGTNMTRTSWDTTNNADNSVQLGKLYYRFPVGEKLNIIVDAIGGEFYDNFNTFNPLFSSTPIGSLSRFGRFSPIYRASNTSSASNTGSGVSAIFKLSDTITLSGGYLARRGSEPSDGKGLFDGSYGALAQLAFQPNQNLSLGLTYAHSYLRGSNNDGDVVVSGSYGSAFANNPFNSTATTPVNTTTNNYGFQANYRFSPQFTLGGWVGYTQAIAENSSGANVNRGDKADIWNWAVTLAFPDLGKKGNLGGIIFGQPPKVTGNDFGNNSVSATNLVPDRRIDTGTSFHVEALYRYQVNSNLSITPGLIVIFNPEHNNNNDTIYTGVIRTTFRF, from the coding sequence ATGTCAAGTTTTGTACAGTCTTCATTGTTACTAGTGCTAGCTAGTATGATGTTAGCTCAAGCTGCATCAGCAACTCCAGTTGGAGAAAATACCAACCAATTACAAGCTGATAGTCAAATAAATCAGTCACAAACAGAAATATTGCCACACAGCCAGTCGGTTGTAGTTGAAAACGCACAGCCAAATACTGCAATGGAGCAGGTAACATCAGTATCGCAACTTTCTGATGTGCAGCCAACAGATTGGGCCTTTGGTGCTTTGCAGTCTTTGGTAGAGCGCTATGGTTGCATTGCGGGATATCCAGATAGCAGCTTTCGCGGAAATCGAGCGCTGACTCGCTATGAATTTGCAGCAGGTTTGAATGCTTGTTTGAATCGAGTTAACGAACTGATTGCAACTGGTACAGCCGATTTAGTCACAAAGCAAGATTTAGAAACCTTACAGAAATTGCAACAAGAGTTTGCTGATGGACTAGTAGAACTCAGAGGTAGGTTAGATGGCTTAGAAGGTCGGACAGCTACCTTAGAGAGTCAACAGTTTTCTGCTACTACCAAGTTGAATGGAGAAGTAATTTTTAGTCTTGGTAGCGTGTTTGGTGGCGATCGCGCATTAAACTCAGATGTGTGGAACGAAATCAACGCTAGACCCGCAGGCGCAACTAGAGACACTTTCGCCAACAATCAGTATGCTGCATCTGGTGGACGGAGGCTGCAAGATAGAGCCACATTTAGCGATCGCGTCCGACTCAATTTGATTACCAGCTTCACAGGTAAAGACCAACTATTTACCCGCTTAGAAGCCAACAACACTACAGCTTTTAGTGGTGCAGTCACAGGTACAAACATGACTCGCACATCCTGGGATACCACCAATAATGCCGATAACAGTGTTCAACTAGGCAAGTTGTATTATCGTTTTCCTGTGGGTGAAAAACTCAACATCATCGTTGATGCGATTGGAGGCGAGTTCTACGACAACTTCAACACCTTTAACCCCTTGTTTTCTTCCACTCCCATTGGTTCTTTATCCCGCTTTGGTCGTTTCTCTCCGATTTACCGCGCCAGTAATACCTCCTCCGCCAGCAATACAGGCTCAGGTGTGAGTGCAATTTTCAAGTTAAGCGACACAATCACCTTATCTGGTGGTTATCTGGCGCGCAGAGGTAGCGAACCAAGTGACGGTAAAGGGTTATTTGACGGTAGTTATGGCGCTTTAGCACAATTAGCATTTCAGCCCAACCAAAACTTGAGCTTGGGTTTGACTTATGCTCATTCTTACCTCAGAGGCTCTAACAATGATGGTGATGTGGTAGTTTCTGGTTCCTATGGGAGTGCATTTGCGAATAATCCCTTCAACTCAACTGCTACTACTCCGGTGAACACCACAACCAACAACTATGGTTTCCAAGCCAATTATCGTTTCAGTCCCCAATTTACCCTTGGCGGTTGGGTGGGATATACTCAGGCGATCGCAGAAAATAGTTCTGGTGCGAATGTCAATCGTGGCGATAAGGCAGATATTTGGAACTGGGCTGTGACTCTCGCCTTCCCTGACTTAGGTAAAAAGGGAAATCTTGGGGGTATTATCTTTGGACAACCGCCAAAAGTAACTGGTAACGACTTTGGCAACAATAGCGTTAGCGCCACAAATCTTGTGCCGGATAGACGTATAGATACTGGTACATCTTTCCATGTAGAGGCTTTATATCGTTATCAAGTCAATAGCAATCTTTCGATTACGCCCGGATTAATTGTCATCTTTAATCCAGAACATAACAACAATAACGACACCATTTATACAGGCGTTATTCGCACTACATTTAGGTTTTAA
- the modA gene encoding molybdate ABC transporter substrate-binding protein, with product MINKPMLTFVSWVFVSFLLIVGCSPTIAPNSSLTSKETAQTASLTISAAASLKDAMDEIKPLYSKEKSNISLTYNFGSSGALQQQIEQGAGVDVFISAATKQIDALQQKGLLVDGTRKDLLKNQIVLIAPQNSTFVTDFKDLVSPNIKRIALGEPKSVPAGQYAQQILSSLKILNQLKGKTVYAKDVRQALNYVESGNADAGLVYFSDAKSTPKVKIVATASENTHSPIVYPIAVLKSSKKIDTAKDFVQFLSSNEAKSVFEKRGFTLAGSVKTR from the coding sequence ATGATTAATAAACCCATGCTGACTTTTGTGAGTTGGGTATTTGTTTCGTTCCTACTCATTGTTGGCTGTAGCCCAACGATCGCGCCTAACTCATCCTTAACTAGTAAAGAGACAGCCCAAACAGCAAGTTTGACGATATCAGCAGCGGCTAGCCTCAAAGATGCAATGGATGAAATCAAGCCTCTGTACAGCAAAGAAAAGTCAAATATTTCTTTGACATACAATTTTGGTTCATCGGGTGCTTTACAACAACAGATTGAACAAGGCGCAGGTGTTGACGTTTTTATCTCGGCTGCAACTAAACAGATAGATGCTTTACAGCAAAAAGGTTTGTTAGTTGATGGTACTCGCAAGGATTTGCTAAAAAATCAAATAGTGTTGATTGCGCCTCAAAATTCCACATTTGTAACTGATTTTAAAGACTTAGTTTCACCAAACATTAAAAGAATCGCTCTCGGGGAACCCAAAAGTGTCCCAGCTGGACAATACGCTCAACAGATTTTAAGTTCATTAAAAATTCTTAACCAACTTAAAGGTAAGACCGTTTACGCGAAAGACGTTCGCCAAGCTCTTAATTACGTAGAATCAGGTAATGCTGATGCGGGGCTAGTTTACTTTTCAGATGCGAAAAGTACGCCAAAAGTCAAAATAGTGGCTACTGCATCCGAAAACACTCATTCTCCTATTGTCTATCCCATAGCGGTACTCAAAAGTAGTAAAAAAATCGATACAGCTAAGGATTTTGTGCAATTTTTATCGAGCAATGAAGCCAAATCTGTGTTTGAAAAACGAGGATTTACATTAGCTGGTAGCGTAAAGACGCGATGA
- a CDS encoding Uma2 family endonuclease, with translation MQVTQQRYYTPEEYLELEATADYKSEYIDGYIIPMAGGTLNHNQIALNLSTELNFAFKKQNYWVYIGDVRLRIAQKRSYIYPDVMILADEPEYFNNRTDIIVNPQVIVEVLSQSTKAYDREAKFQAYRTIPSFQEYLLIDQTRIHVEQFSKTGKKQWTLREYDEEDEAIALVTVPFTISLSDLYNKVNFELVESEVQELNVEE, from the coding sequence ATGCAAGTTACACAACAGCGATATTACACCCCAGAGGAATATCTCGAACTAGAAGCAACTGCTGACTACAAAAGTGAATATATTGATGGGTATATCATTCCGATGGCTGGTGGTACATTAAATCACAATCAAATAGCGCTCAACTTAAGTACTGAATTAAATTTTGCCTTCAAAAAGCAAAACTACTGGGTGTATATAGGTGATGTTCGGTTGCGGATAGCCCAAAAGCGTAGTTATATTTATCCCGATGTGATGATTCTGGCAGATGAACCAGAGTATTTCAACAACCGCACAGATATAATCGTCAATCCCCAGGTGATTGTAGAAGTTTTATCACAATCTACCAAAGCATACGATCGCGAAGCTAAATTCCAAGCATACCGCACAATTCCCAGCTTTCAAGAATATCTGTTAATTGACCAAACCCGGATTCATGTAGAACAATTTTCCAAAACGGGTAAGAAACAATGGACATTGCGTGAGTACGATGAAGAAGATGAAGCGATCGCACTGGTAACTGTACCTTTTACTATTTCCTTAAGCGATTTGTACAACAAAGTAAATTTTGAGCTTGTGGAGTCGGAAGTTCAAGAACTTAATGTAGAAGAATGA
- a CDS encoding substrate-binding domain-containing protein, with amino-acid sequence MKQDSGLRNNLKSIRTRLGMSQQDLANIAGVTRQTISGVESGQYAPSVAITLRLAKALGCQVEELFWLEQDLPEIEAFLAKTVPAGQKVRVSLARIGGQWRAYPLMGKDAFRQDMIPADGEIVAVDGFPGISKLSNPKGEAISQVGTEKLQVRLLDDNMDILYNTVVIAGCAPVISLWARATERWHPQLRVQYNFANSMAALHSLCKGEVHIAGMHLYHPETGEHNIPFVRDVLAGKEAVLITLGVWEEGLLVQAGNPMGIKTVSDLLELGATIVNRELGAGSRMLLERKLQQEQVPSQEVKGFDQIVTSHQDVAFAVASGIADAGISTASVATAFGLGFIPLHQSRYDLVILNEHLEEAPVQQLLGTLGHRLVHSQLEVVGGYDTSKIGEVVATIN; translated from the coding sequence ATGAAGCAGGATAGTGGCCTCCGTAACAACTTGAAGTCAATCAGAACTCGTCTAGGCATGAGCCAGCAGGATTTAGCTAACATAGCTGGAGTTACCCGTCAGACTATTAGTGGTGTCGAGTCAGGACAATACGCTCCTTCTGTTGCTATTACACTGCGTTTAGCCAAGGCATTAGGTTGTCAAGTTGAGGAGCTATTCTGGCTGGAGCAGGATTTACCTGAAATAGAAGCATTTCTGGCAAAAACCGTACCTGCTGGGCAAAAAGTGCGAGTTAGTTTAGCGCGGATTGGCGGACAATGGAGAGCTTACCCTTTAATGGGGAAAGATGCTTTTCGCCAAGATATGATTCCAGCAGACGGTGAGATAGTTGCGGTGGACGGGTTCCCCGGCATAAGCAAACTATCGAACCCGAAGGGAGAAGCTATCAGTCAAGTTGGTACAGAGAAACTGCAAGTCCGGCTATTAGACGATAATATGGATATCCTGTACAACACGGTTGTGATAGCCGGCTGTGCACCTGTAATTTCACTTTGGGCTAGAGCTACTGAACGCTGGCATCCCCAATTGCGAGTTCAATATAATTTCGCTAATAGCATGGCTGCATTGCACAGTCTGTGTAAAGGAGAGGTTCACATTGCCGGAATGCACCTCTACCATCCGGAAACTGGAGAACATAATATTCCTTTTGTCCGTGATGTTTTAGCTGGTAAAGAAGCAGTTCTGATTACTCTTGGTGTTTGGGAGGAAGGACTGTTAGTCCAAGCTGGTAACCCAATGGGAATAAAAACAGTTAGTGACTTATTAGAATTAGGTGCAACTATTGTTAATAGAGAACTAGGTGCTGGTAGTCGAATGCTGTTGGAGAGAAAACTTCAACAAGAGCAAGTACCATCTCAAGAGGTTAAAGGATTTGACCAAATTGTCACAAGTCACCAAGATGTTGCTTTCGCAGTCGCATCAGGAATTGCTGACGCAGGTATCAGTACGGCATCTGTAGCTACTGCCTTTGGATTGGGGTTTATTCCTCTACATCAGTCACGCTATGACTTAGTTATTCTCAATGAACATCTTGAAGAAGCGCCTGTACAGCAACTACTCGGTACTTTGGGACATCGGTTGGTGCATTCACAATTAGAAGTAGTGGGTGGCTATGACACTAGTAAAATCGGGGAAGTTGTAGCAACTATTAATTAA
- a CDS encoding lipopolysaccharide assembly protein LapB, translating to MLRLLSVIVTAAILWQFSGSLTLAQNQKPKQPDKFPPSPLENIIPDPLLSPLGDPTKLTPAQLQQLEPQLDQLNQEAAAKLQGGDALAAFELWNRELRLRRLYGSLTEVQALSRVGGIAFNQNNREEVQYITQRLQAIQQQTLSQPLLDLQLLRSLGGAYEQVRSPKQALEVYNRLLTVVLEQKNATAIIDTLKSIGEVHLAWFDYPQAATTYQQLLSLATAQGDKLNEVAYLQELAYIYEQGKDFQQSIKILNKLEQVYTAENNTTSLPKLKLAIASNYQVLAKENPALLPEAFKNYQQAYTTAWELEQYVDAGEALQQLITLYRSQGQINDALQTSQILIEAQTKASNFYGMMQAYDQIGQIYLEGKQYPQALGAFQKGLELAQQLKYDETYFTQQIEKLSKAN from the coding sequence ATGCTACGTCTCTTGAGTGTAATTGTGACTGCAGCTATACTTTGGCAGTTTAGCGGCTCGTTGACTTTGGCGCAGAACCAAAAGCCGAAACAGCCAGATAAATTTCCACCTAGTCCACTAGAGAATATTATCCCCGATCCCTTACTATCACCTTTGGGTGATCCGACCAAGTTGACTCCTGCACAACTGCAACAGCTAGAACCGCAACTTGATCAGTTAAATCAGGAAGCGGCGGCTAAGTTGCAAGGTGGAGATGCGTTAGCGGCGTTTGAATTGTGGAATCGAGAATTACGTTTACGCCGCTTGTATGGTTCATTAACAGAAGTGCAAGCATTGTCGCGGGTAGGAGGAATAGCGTTTAATCAAAATAATCGCGAGGAAGTGCAATATATTACCCAACGCTTGCAAGCTATCCAACAGCAAACCCTATCTCAGCCACTACTTGATTTACAATTATTGCGATCGCTTGGTGGCGCTTATGAACAAGTGCGATCGCCTAAACAGGCTCTAGAGGTTTACAATCGCCTTTTGACAGTAGTTCTAGAACAAAAAAATGCTACTGCTATCATCGATACCCTCAAAAGCATTGGGGAAGTGCATCTGGCTTGGTTTGATTATCCTCAAGCTGCAACTACTTATCAACAATTATTAAGTCTAGCTACTGCTCAAGGTGATAAATTAAACGAAGTAGCATATTTACAAGAGCTAGCTTATATATACGAACAGGGTAAAGACTTCCAACAATCCATAAAAATACTTAACAAGCTAGAACAAGTTTACACTGCGGAGAATAATACTACTTCATTACCCAAATTAAAATTGGCGATCGCTTCTAATTACCAAGTATTAGCCAAGGAAAATCCCGCTTTACTACCAGAAGCATTTAAAAACTATCAACAAGCATATACTACGGCTTGGGAATTAGAGCAATATGTCGATGCTGGTGAAGCTTTGCAGCAGTTAATTACGCTGTACCGTTCTCAAGGTCAAATTAACGATGCCTTGCAAACTAGCCAGATTTTAATTGAAGCGCAAACAAAAGCCAGTAATTTTTACGGCATGATGCAAGCATACGACCAAATAGGACAAATTTATCTCGAAGGTAAACAGTACCCTCAAGCACTAGGCGCTTTTCAAAAAGGCTTAGAATTAGCCCAACAACTTAAGTATGATGAAACATACTTTACTCAGCAAATTGAAAAGCTATCGAAGGCGAATTAA
- the modA gene encoding molybdate ABC transporter substrate-binding protein yields MNRRQILKLVGTAVASFLVTSSLPALTSTPVLAQSKASLLVSAAASLKEALEEIKPLYQQTNPNTNINYNFGASGALQQQIEQGAPADIFISAAKRQVDALEGKGLLLGGTRSVLAKNRLVLIVPRNVVGITSFYNLKDDKKIKKISIGEPRSVPAGQYAEQVLQKLKILPQVKSKLVYANNVRQVLASVESGNADAGLVYITDAKISDKVKVVVAADEKYHSAIIYPFAVLKSSKNADAAKEFAKFLSSNQAKAVLQKYGFILP; encoded by the coding sequence ATGAACAGAAGACAAATTCTTAAATTAGTTGGTACAGCAGTTGCTAGCTTTTTGGTAACCAGTAGTTTACCAGCACTTACTTCTACACCCGTACTAGCACAGTCAAAAGCCAGCCTCCTTGTATCTGCTGCTGCTAGTTTGAAAGAAGCGTTGGAAGAGATTAAGCCTCTTTACCAACAAACTAATCCGAATACCAACATTAATTATAATTTTGGTGCTTCTGGTGCTTTGCAGCAACAGATTGAGCAAGGTGCGCCTGCAGATATCTTTATTTCTGCTGCTAAAAGGCAAGTCGATGCTCTAGAAGGAAAAGGACTCTTGCTAGGAGGAACTCGTTCTGTTTTAGCGAAAAATCGTCTGGTTTTGATTGTACCTAGAAATGTTGTGGGCATTACCAGCTTTTATAATCTAAAAGATGACAAAAAAATCAAAAAAATCTCTATTGGCGAACCGAGAAGTGTCCCCGCAGGACAATATGCAGAGCAAGTCCTTCAGAAACTCAAGATTTTGCCACAAGTCAAATCTAAGTTGGTCTATGCTAACAATGTGCGTCAAGTGCTGGCATCTGTAGAAAGTGGCAACGCTGATGCAGGTTTAGTTTATATCACTGATGCCAAAATCTCAGATAAGGTAAAAGTCGTGGTGGCGGCTGACGAAAAATATCATTCTGCGATTATTTATCCATTTGCAGTCCTCAAAAGCAGCAAAAATGCTGATGCTGCAAAGGAGTTTGCTAAATTTCTATCTAGCAATCAAGCTAAAGCAGTACTGCAAAAATACGGCTTTATTCTGCCTTAA
- a CDS encoding bifunctional nuclease family protein — protein MIEMRVAGIALDAITRSPIVLLKDASDRRALPIYIGQEQARAIAGAIESQKPPRPLTHDLMVNILETWNLTLDKVIIHSLQKDTFYAALVVKQGETTKEIDARPSDAIAIALRTNAPIWVMEEVIADASIPVDRDADEAEQQAFREFISNLRPEDLIKRFGNSES, from the coding sequence ATGATTGAAATGAGAGTCGCTGGCATAGCATTAGATGCCATAACCCGCAGCCCAATTGTACTTTTAAAAGATGCATCCGATCGCCGTGCTTTGCCAATTTATATTGGACAAGAACAGGCTAGGGCAATTGCGGGAGCTATCGAGAGTCAAAAGCCGCCACGGCCGTTAACTCACGATCTAATGGTGAATATTCTAGAAACCTGGAACTTAACTCTAGATAAAGTTATTATTCACTCCTTGCAAAAGGATACATTTTATGCTGCGTTAGTGGTCAAGCAAGGTGAAACCACAAAAGAAATTGACGCACGTCCTAGCGATGCGATCGCCATTGCTTTGCGTACCAACGCTCCCATTTGGGTTATGGAAGAAGTAATCGCCGATGCTTCCATCCCCGTGGATCGTGATGCTGATGAAGCAGAACAACAAGCCTTCCGGGAATTTATTTCTAATCTCCGTCCTGAAGATTTAATCAAGCGCTTCGGTAATAGCGAAAGTTAG
- the modB gene encoding molybdate ABC transporter permease subunit, producing MAPDLSPLWISLKTSLLATFITFFLGIAAAYWMLGYRGKAKSVIEGIFVAPLILPPTVVGFLLLIFFGKNGPVGNLMQPFDFSIVFTWYGAAIAATVVSFPLMYKTALGAFEQIDSNLLRVARTLGATESTIFWRISLPLALPGILAATTLAFARALGEFGATLMLAGNIPGQTQTIPMAIYFAVEAGAMDEAWFWSIVIMAISLSGIISVNFWQEWREKGRRGNKEKKGWGQNTSADEASVLPQLSSTVGLSLDIEKILSSFHLKVAFNTDEQTLGLLGGSGAGKSMILRCLAGIETPTKGRIVLNGKVLFDSEQKINLPSRDRRIGFLVQNYALFPHMTVVQNIAFGLPKGLSNGSIRVKVEAQLLAMQLQGLGDRYPHQLSGGQQQRVALARALASQPEALLLDEPFSALDTHLRSQLEQQMTETLANYKGVALFVTHNMEEAYRVCPNLLVLEHGRAVQYGSKYDIFEHPTTMGVARITGCKNFSMAHLVRSDLVEAPDWGCQIQVIDTIPENISHVGIRAHHISFTKDPNQENTFPCWLARTSETPHRMTLFLKLHSAANHPHDYHLQAEVFKEKWATIKDQPFPWYLRLDPLRLILME from the coding sequence ATGGCACCGGATTTATCACCCCTTTGGATATCTCTGAAAACTTCATTACTTGCGACATTTATTACTTTCTTTTTGGGTATTGCTGCTGCCTATTGGATGCTGGGATATCGAGGCAAAGCAAAATCAGTAATTGAGGGTATCTTTGTTGCACCATTGATTTTGCCTCCTACAGTGGTTGGCTTTTTGTTGTTGATATTTTTTGGGAAGAATGGGCCTGTAGGGAACCTCATGCAGCCTTTTGACTTCAGCATTGTTTTTACTTGGTACGGTGCAGCGATCGCAGCTACAGTGGTTTCTTTCCCTTTAATGTATAAAACAGCGCTAGGAGCTTTTGAACAAATTGATAGTAATCTCCTGCGGGTAGCCAGAACTCTAGGCGCAACGGAGTCCACAATTTTTTGGCGTATTAGTTTACCTTTAGCATTGCCAGGAATTTTGGCAGCGACAACTCTAGCTTTTGCGCGCGCTTTAGGTGAATTCGGTGCAACGTTGATGCTGGCTGGTAACATTCCCGGACAAACGCAAACCATTCCAATGGCGATTTATTTTGCTGTGGAAGCCGGAGCTATGGATGAGGCCTGGTTTTGGTCAATTGTAATTATGGCAATTTCGCTATCGGGGATTATTAGTGTCAACTTTTGGCAGGAATGGCGAGAGAAAGGGAGGCGAGGAAATAAAGAAAAAAAAGGATGGGGACAAAACACATCGGCAGATGAAGCGTCTGTTCTACCTCAACTATCCTCGACCGTAGGATTAAGCCTAGATATCGAAAAAATACTGTCGAGTTTTCATCTTAAAGTAGCTTTTAATACCGATGAACAAACTTTAGGCTTATTGGGTGGTTCAGGCGCAGGTAAAAGTATGATTCTGCGTTGTCTTGCTGGGATAGAAACACCAACGAAAGGGCGTATTGTCCTCAATGGCAAAGTACTATTTGATTCGGAACAAAAAATTAATTTACCCAGCCGCGATCGCCGCATCGGTTTTTTAGTACAAAATTATGCGCTGTTCCCCCACATGACTGTGGTACAAAATATTGCTTTTGGCTTACCTAAAGGATTATCTAACGGCAGTATCCGGGTAAAGGTAGAAGCGCAATTATTAGCTATGCAATTACAAGGATTAGGCGATCGCTATCCGCACCAACTCTCTGGTGGTCAACAACAACGAGTAGCCTTAGCCAGAGCATTAGCCTCTCAACCAGAAGCATTACTTTTAGATGAGCCTTTCTCTGCACTTGATACTCACCTGCGGAGTCAATTAGAACAGCAAATGACCGAGACTCTAGCTAATTACAAAGGTGTGGCTTTGTTTGTTACCCATAATATGGAGGAAGCTTACCGAGTGTGCCCAAATTTGTTGGTTTTAGAACATGGTCGAGCTGTTCAATATGGTTCTAAATACGATATTTTTGAGCATCCTACAACTATGGGTGTTGCTCGAATTACTGGTTGTAAAAACTTTTCTATGGCGCATCTAGTGCGATCGGATTTGGTTGAAGCTCCTGATTGGGGTTGTCAGATCCAAGTTATAGATACAATTCCCGAAAACATATCTCATGTTGGTATTCGTGCTCATCATATCAGCTTTACCAAAGACCCTAACCAGGAAAATACCTTTCCTTGTTGGCTAGCCAGAACTAGTGAAACACCCCACCGCATGACCTTATTTTTAAAACTACATTCTGCTGCTAATCATCCTCACGACTATCATTTGCAAGCAGAAGTATTCAAAGAAAAATGGGCAACAATCAAAGACCAACCTTTTCCTTGGTATTTGCGTTTAGATCCTCTGCGGTTAATTTTGATGGAATAA
- a CDS encoding aldo/keto reductase codes for MQYRRFGKTNLRLSVFSLGTMRYLADAETARQTIEKALALGINHIETARGYGKSEEYLGKALQAGLSVPRSQLHITTKIPPTADADTMRRYIDESLEKLHLDYLDCLGIHGLNTWEHLEMVQTGCIQAVQEAIADGRVRHVGFSTHGSLDVILAAINTDLFEFVNLHYYYFFQRHAAAIQLAAAKDMGIFIISPADKGGRLYTPPQTLKDLCHPFSPLELNYRFLLSDSRITTLSVGPANPEELIEPLRVADNIHELTQEEISALQGLENQAKIVLETDKCSQCFACLPCPENINIPEVLRLRNLAVAYDMTDYGKYRYGMFENAGHWFPGMKANRCTECGDCLPRCPEELNIPALLTDTHERLSGKAGRRLWG; via the coding sequence ATGCAATATCGACGCTTTGGCAAAACTAATTTGCGCTTGTCCGTTTTTTCCTTAGGAACAATGCGCTACCTAGCTGATGCAGAAACTGCTCGGCAAACTATTGAAAAAGCCTTAGCATTAGGCATTAATCATATAGAAACTGCTAGAGGTTATGGCAAAAGTGAGGAGTATTTGGGTAAAGCACTCCAAGCTGGTTTGTCAGTTCCCCGTTCTCAACTTCACATCACTACTAAAATTCCGCCTACAGCTGATGCTGATACCATGCGTCGCTATATCGATGAATCTCTGGAGAAATTGCACCTAGATTATTTAGATTGCTTGGGGATTCATGGGTTAAATACTTGGGAACATCTAGAGATGGTGCAAACTGGTTGTATACAAGCTGTGCAAGAAGCGATCGCAGATGGTAGGGTAAGGCACGTTGGTTTTTCTACCCACGGATCGTTAGATGTTATTTTAGCGGCTATCAATACAGATTTATTTGAATTTGTCAATCTGCACTATTACTATTTTTTCCAGCGTCATGCAGCAGCAATACAGCTAGCAGCCGCCAAGGATATGGGGATATTTATCATTTCTCCTGCGGATAAAGGAGGAAGACTTTACACACCACCCCAAACTTTAAAAGATTTGTGCCATCCCTTTTCACCCTTAGAGTTAAATTATCGATTTTTATTGAGTGATTCCCGTATTACTACCCTCAGTGTTGGGCCAGCAAATCCAGAGGAATTAATTGAACCTTTGCGAGTTGCTGATAATATTCATGAACTTACACAAGAAGAAATTTCAGCTTTGCAAGGTTTAGAAAATCAAGCAAAAATAGTTTTAGAAACTGATAAATGTAGCCAGTGTTTTGCTTGTTTACCTTGCCCAGAAAATATTAATATTCCAGAGGTATTACGGTTACGTAATCTGGCAGTAGCATACGATATGACAGACTATGGCAAATATCGTTATGGAATGTTTGAAAATGCCGGTCACTGGTTTCCGGGAATGAAAGCCAACCGTTGTACAGAATGCGGTGACTGTTTACCTCGATGTCCCGAAGAGTTAAATATTCCCGCTTTATTAACAGATACCCATGAGAGATTAAGCGGCAAAGCTGGGAGAAGATTGTGGGGGTGA